From a region of the Panicum virgatum strain AP13 chromosome 2K, P.virgatum_v5, whole genome shotgun sequence genome:
- the LOC120694572 gene encoding 40S ribosomal protein S9-2-like translates to MVHVSFYRNYGKTFKKPRRPYEKERLDAELKLVGEYGLRCKRELWRVQYALSRIRNAARELLTLDEKNPRRIFEGEALLRRMNRYGLLGEGQNKLDYVLALTVENFLQRRLQTIVFKNGMAKSIHHARVLIRQRHIRVGRQLVNIPSFMVRVESEKHIDFSLTSPLGGGPAGRVKRKNQKKASGGGDDGEDDEE, encoded by the exons ATGGTGCACGTCAGCTTCTACCGCAACT ATGGGAAGACTTTCAAGAAGCCAAGGCGTCCTTATGAGAAGGAACGTCTTGATGCTGAGCTGAAACTGGTTGGTGAGTATGGCCTGAGGTGCAAGCGTGAGCTGTGGCGCGTGCAGTATGCCCTGAGCCGTATCAGAAATGCAGCCAGGGAGCTGCTCACCTTGGATGAGAAGAACCCTCGCCGTATCTTTGAGGGTGAGGCGCTCCTCCGCCGCATGAACCGCTATGGTCTCCTTGGTGAGGGTCAGAACAAGCTGGATTACGTGCTTGCCCTCACTGTTGAGAACTTtctccagcgccgcctccagACCATCGTCTTCAAGAATGGCATGGCCAAGTCCATCCACCATGCTCGTGTCCTGATCAGGCAGCGCCACATCAG GGTGGGAAGGCAGCTCGTCAACATTCCGTCATTCATGGTCAGGGTTGAATCTGAGAAGCACATCGACTTCTCGCTCACCAGCCCTCTGGGTGGCGGCCCTGCTGGAAGAGTGAAGAGAAAGAACCAGAAGAAGGCCTCAGGCGGTGGTGATGACGGCGAGGACGATGAAGAGTAA
- the LOC120694570 gene encoding pentatricopeptide repeat-containing protein At1g26900, mitochondrial-like, with protein MPPRKPLTTLLKSATRPGHLLQLHAWMLKSSHFPHHALPTARLLASPLAPLHYALSLFAAVPRPTLFHHTALLRALSACPSASSLAASLSVLASARARLPALDEFAFQPLLALCAKMPESAEAASIGKQLHGVVLRYGFLDVVSLRNVLCHYYCSCGSMADARRVFDEMPERDVISWNTVIGGYVRAEDVGTAVDMFTAMRRADMDVNVTAVITLIGCSWQGESVHGFCVKAGLCSDVKVAAAMVGMYVREGGVECASKVFHETARRDLVLCNCMVDGYAKAGRIQEAMDLIDRMRQSGMRPTSGTLVGVLSACGASGALPAGRRVHELAQEAGLELDTSLGTALMDMYFKCGCPNEAVSVFSAMHSRDVKAWTAMIMGFGVNGQPGAAISLFYRMEEDGVAPNEVTFLALLSTCSHGGLVQEGKEFLERMVLHHGLSPSPEHYGCVIDLLGRAGRLDEAYELIRSLASWGDATGWRALLAASRVHGNVKLGRMVQAQLDAMGHYHPSDTIQLSNTYASEGRWDEIARLRDVEEQKFSAEKEAGCTSIVVSC; from the coding sequence ATGCCGCCGCGGAAGCCGCTGACGACGCTGCTCAAGTCGGCGACGCGGCCGGGGCACCTGCTCCAGCTCCACGCCTGGATGCTCaagtcctcccacttcccgcacCACGCCTTGCCCACCGCCAGGCTCCTCGCCTCCCCGCTCGCGCCGCTGCACTACGCGCTCTCCCTCTTCGCCGCCGTCCCGCGGCCCACGCTCTTCCACCACACCGCCCTGCTCCGCGCGCTGTCCGCGTGCCCCTCCgcgtcctccctcgccgcgtcGCTCTCCGTCCTCGCCTCCGCGCGGGCGCGCCTCCCGGCCCTCGACGAGTTCGCGTTCCAGCCGCTCCTCGCGCTCTGCGCGAAAATGCCCGAAAGCGCTGAGGCGGCCTCCATCGGGAAACAGCTGCACGGGGTCGTGCTGCGGTACGGGTTCCTGGACGTTGTGAGCCTGCGGAATGTGCTGTGCCACTACTACTGCAGCTGTGGTAGCATGGCGGACGCGCGGAGGGTTTTCGACGAAATGCCAGAAAGGGACGTCATCTCTTGGAACACGGTGATTGGGGGCTATGTCAGGGCGGAGGATGTGGGCACAGCGGTGGATATGTTTACCGCGATGAGGCGGGCTGACATGGATGTCAACGTGACTGCTGTGATCACCTTGATTGGGTGCAGCTGGCAAGGGGAGTCAGTTCATGGCTTCTGCGTCAAGGCGGGCCTCTGCAGTGATGTGAAGGTTGCCGCAGCAATGGTGGGGATGTATGTGAGGGAGGGTGGTGTTGAGTGTGCAAGCAAGGTGTTTCATGAGACGGCCAGGAGAGACTTGGTGCTGTGTAATTGTATGGTGGATGGCTATGCAAAGGCAGGGCGAATTCAGGAGGCAATGGACTTGATTGACAGGATGAGACAATCCGGAATGAGACCAACTTCAGGGACGCTTGTGGGCGTGCTCTCTGCATGCGGAGCATCAGGGGCATTGCCAGCCGGCCGCCGTGTCCATGAGCTTGCTCAGGAGGCAGGGCTTGAGCTTGACACCTCGCTTGGGACGGCGCTTATGGATATGTACTTCAAATGTGGGTGCCCTAACGAGGCTGTGTCAGTCTTCAGTGCAATGCATAGTAGGGACGTGAAGGCATGGACAGCAATGATCATGGGATTCGGGGTCAATGGACAGCCAGGTGCCGCCATCTCCCTGTTCTACAGGATGGAGGAAGACGGTGTGGCTCCTAACGAGGTCACTTTCCTCGCACTGCTGAGCACTTGTAGCCATGGCGGGTTGGTGCAGGAAGGGAAGGAGTTCCTGGAACGCATGGTGCTCCATCACGGTTTGTCTCCCAGCCCTGAGCACTACGGCTGCGTCATTGATCTCCTGGGAAGGGCAGGGCGTCTAGACGAAGCTTATGAGCTCATACGAAGCTTGGCGTCCTGGGGAGATGCTACGGGATGGAGAGCGTTGCTTGCAGCCAGTAGAGTCCATGGCAACGTGAAACTGGGCAGGATGGTGCAGGCACAGCTGGACGCCATGGGCCACTACCATCCGTCTGATACCATTCAGCTGTCCAACACGTACGCATCAGAAGGCAGGTGGGACGAGATAGCTCGGCTGAGGGATGTAGAAGAGCAGAAATTCTCTGCGGAGAAGGAAGCAGGCTGCACCTCCATTGTTGTGTCTTGCTAG
- the LOC120694571 gene encoding transcription factor BHLH062-like isoform X4 — MTPLPSPAVTTGRAAARFVLSSPSPLPAMNASSRPVLNNKCEKKAPKKVHKSEREKRKRDKQNDLFGELGNMLEPDRQNNGKACILSDTTRMLKDLLSQVESLRQENGSLKNESRYVALERNELLDENNMIRNEISELQNELRMRMEGNPIWSHDATRSNLTAAHPHTTVFVLQHSPHPPVIATMAPPLQQLEVLEQSYTTSRRELQLFPEAASTEDTEPQQDQGISNHVTRPQARQKSKELTAR; from the exons ATGACTCCTCTTCCTTCCCCGGCGGtgacgactgggcgagcggcggcgcgatttGTCCTGTCTTCGCccagccctttgccggcgatgaacgcatcctccag GCCTGTCTTGAACAACAAGTGTGAAAAGAAGGCTCCAAAGAAGGTGCATAAATCTGAGAGGGAGAAACGAAAGCGAGATAAACAGAACGATCTGTTTGGTGAGCTTGGAAACATGCTAG AACCTGATAGGCAGAACAACGGGAAGGCATGCATATTGAGTGACACTACACGTATGCTTAAAGATCTACTTTCACAAGTAGAATCTCTTCGACAGGAGAATGGCTCACTGAAGAATGAATCTCGTTAT GTTGCATTGGAGAGAAATGAACTACTGGATGAAAACAACATGATCCGCAATGAAATCTCAGAACTGCAAAATGAGCTGAGGATGCGGATGGAAGGCAACCCTATCTGGAGTCATGATGCGACTAGATCAAATCTTACAGCGGCTCATCCCCACACCACAGTATTTGTACTGCAGCATTCACCACATCCACCAGTCATTGCAACGATGGCACCCCCTCTGCAACAGCTAGAAGTCCTTGAGCAATCTTATACTACCTCACGGCGCGAACTACAGCTCTTCCCTGAAGCTGCATCCACTGAAGATACCGAACCACAACAAGACCAGGGGATCTCCAATCATGTGACGCGGCCGCAGGCAAG GCAGAAGTCCAAAGAGTTAACTGCTCGATAA
- the LOC120694571 gene encoding transcription factor BHLH062-like isoform X2, with protein sequence MTPLPSPAVTTGRAAARFVLSSPSPLPAMNASSRPVLNNKCEKKAPKKVHKSEREKRKRDKQNDLFGELGNMLEPDRQNNGKACILSDTTRMLKDLLSQVESLRQENGSLKNESRYVALERNELLDENNMIRNEISELQNELRMRMEGNPIWSHDATRSNLTAAHPHTTVFVLQHSPHPPVIATMAPPLQQLEVLEQSYTTSRRELQLFPEAASTEDTEPQQDQGISNHVTRPQARYATRMTTLPAHVYPVLQRKGRATATNLF encoded by the exons ATGACTCCTCTTCCTTCCCCGGCGGtgacgactgggcgagcggcggcgcgatttGTCCTGTCTTCGCccagccctttgccggcgatgaacgcatcctccag GCCTGTCTTGAACAACAAGTGTGAAAAGAAGGCTCCAAAGAAGGTGCATAAATCTGAGAGGGAGAAACGAAAGCGAGATAAACAGAACGATCTGTTTGGTGAGCTTGGAAACATGCTAG AACCTGATAGGCAGAACAACGGGAAGGCATGCATATTGAGTGACACTACACGTATGCTTAAAGATCTACTTTCACAAGTAGAATCTCTTCGACAGGAGAATGGCTCACTGAAGAATGAATCTCGTTAT GTTGCATTGGAGAGAAATGAACTACTGGATGAAAACAACATGATCCGCAATGAAATCTCAGAACTGCAAAATGAGCTGAGGATGCGGATGGAAGGCAACCCTATCTGGAGTCATGATGCGACTAGATCAAATCTTACAGCGGCTCATCCCCACACCACAGTATTTGTACTGCAGCATTCACCACATCCACCAGTCATTGCAACGATGGCACCCCCTCTGCAACAGCTAGAAGTCCTTGAGCAATCTTATACTACCTCACGGCGCGAACTACAGCTCTTCCCTGAAGCTGCATCCACTGAAGATACCGAACCACAACAAGACCAGGGGATCTCCAATCATGTGACGCGGCCGCAGGCAAGGTACGCAACAAGAATGACCACTTTGCCTGCACATGTATATCCAGTCCTTCAAAGAA AAGGGAGAGCAACAGCAACTAATCTTTTTTAG
- the LOC120694571 gene encoding transcription factor BHLH062-like isoform X1, translated as MTPLPSPAVTTGRAAARFVLSSPSPLPAMNASSRPVLNNKCEKKAPKKVHKSEREKRKRDKQNDLFGELGNMLEPDRQNNGKACILSDTTRMLKDLLSQVESLRQENGSLKNESRYVALERNELLDENNMIRNEISELQNELRMRMEGNPIWSHDATRSNLTAAHPHTTVFVLQHSPHPPVIATMAPPLQQLEVLEQSYTTSRRELQLFPEAASTEDTEPQQDQGISNHVTRPQARYATRMTTLPAHVYPVLQRMEDEQCSSGTTGSGDEGAICNH; from the exons ATGACTCCTCTTCCTTCCCCGGCGGtgacgactgggcgagcggcggcgcgatttGTCCTGTCTTCGCccagccctttgccggcgatgaacgcatcctccag GCCTGTCTTGAACAACAAGTGTGAAAAGAAGGCTCCAAAGAAGGTGCATAAATCTGAGAGGGAGAAACGAAAGCGAGATAAACAGAACGATCTGTTTGGTGAGCTTGGAAACATGCTAG AACCTGATAGGCAGAACAACGGGAAGGCATGCATATTGAGTGACACTACACGTATGCTTAAAGATCTACTTTCACAAGTAGAATCTCTTCGACAGGAGAATGGCTCACTGAAGAATGAATCTCGTTAT GTTGCATTGGAGAGAAATGAACTACTGGATGAAAACAACATGATCCGCAATGAAATCTCAGAACTGCAAAATGAGCTGAGGATGCGGATGGAAGGCAACCCTATCTGGAGTCATGATGCGACTAGATCAAATCTTACAGCGGCTCATCCCCACACCACAGTATTTGTACTGCAGCATTCACCACATCCACCAGTCATTGCAACGATGGCACCCCCTCTGCAACAGCTAGAAGTCCTTGAGCAATCTTATACTACCTCACGGCGCGAACTACAGCTCTTCCCTGAAGCTGCATCCACTGAAGATACCGAACCACAACAAGACCAGGGGATCTCCAATCATGTGACGCGGCCGCAGGCAAGGTACGCAACAAGAATGACCACTTTGCCTGCACATGTATATCCAGTCCTTCAAAGAATGGAAGATGAGCAATGTAGCAGTGGCACTACTGGTAGTGGAGATGAAGGTGCCATATGCAACCATTAA
- the LOC120694571 gene encoding transcription factor BHLH062-like isoform X3 — protein sequence MVPRDKAHSAGRAPTENLIQRPVLNNKCEKKAPKKVHKSEREKRKRDKQNDLFGELGNMLEPDRQNNGKACILSDTTRMLKDLLSQVESLRQENGSLKNESRYVALERNELLDENNMIRNEISELQNELRMRMEGNPIWSHDATRSNLTAAHPHTTVFVLQHSPHPPVIATMAPPLQQLEVLEQSYTTSRRELQLFPEAASTEDTEPQQDQGISNHVTRPQARYATRMTTLPAHVYPVLQRMEDEQCSSGTTGSGDEGAICNH from the exons ATGGTGCCCAGAGATAAAGCGCATAGTGCCGGCAGGGCCCCGACGGAGAACCTCATTCAAAG GCCTGTCTTGAACAACAAGTGTGAAAAGAAGGCTCCAAAGAAGGTGCATAAATCTGAGAGGGAGAAACGAAAGCGAGATAAACAGAACGATCTGTTTGGTGAGCTTGGAAACATGCTAG AACCTGATAGGCAGAACAACGGGAAGGCATGCATATTGAGTGACACTACACGTATGCTTAAAGATCTACTTTCACAAGTAGAATCTCTTCGACAGGAGAATGGCTCACTGAAGAATGAATCTCGTTAT GTTGCATTGGAGAGAAATGAACTACTGGATGAAAACAACATGATCCGCAATGAAATCTCAGAACTGCAAAATGAGCTGAGGATGCGGATGGAAGGCAACCCTATCTGGAGTCATGATGCGACTAGATCAAATCTTACAGCGGCTCATCCCCACACCACAGTATTTGTACTGCAGCATTCACCACATCCACCAGTCATTGCAACGATGGCACCCCCTCTGCAACAGCTAGAAGTCCTTGAGCAATCTTATACTACCTCACGGCGCGAACTACAGCTCTTCCCTGAAGCTGCATCCACTGAAGATACCGAACCACAACAAGACCAGGGGATCTCCAATCATGTGACGCGGCCGCAGGCAAGGTACGCAACAAGAATGACCACTTTGCCTGCACATGTATATCCAGTCCTTCAAAGAATGGAAGATGAGCAATGTAGCAGTGGCACTACTGGTAGTGGAGATGAAGGTGCCATATGCAACCATTAA
- the LOC120694573 gene encoding origin of replication complex subunit 6-like, with translation MDMSAIAARLGLSGSRPVIRKAGELRRLCDVNFDSSVLGVGEVCKAIICLEIAASKFQVIFDRAEAVRTSGMSEKAYIRSFNALQNGLGVKTTLDVRELGIQFGCVRLIPFVQKGLSLYKERFLAALPLSRRASTDFGRPVFTAAAFYLCAKRHKLKVDKLKLIDLCGTSSTEFTMVSTSMADLCFDVFGIAKEKKDPKSIKGNRELLDVLPSKRKHEDDSDSSDDESSEDDQDELDLPTHKRQKKMEKQAYNEWKSSVLSSNKQTKTDPAKPRRQAQLNFKKPTDITVEVPSAAN, from the exons atggacaTGTCGGCGATCGCCGCGCGCCTCGGCCTCTCGGGGTCCCGCCCCGTCATCCGCaaggccggcgagctccgccgcctctgcgACGTCAACTTCGACTCCTCCGTCCTCGGCGTC GGGGAGGTTTGCAAGGCCATCATCTGCCTGGAGATCGCCGCGTCCAA GTTCCAGGTGATATTTGATCGGGCGGAGGCTGTTCGTACGAGTGGGATGTCTGAGAAGGCATACATCAGATCGTTCAACGCTCTGCAGAATGGTCTTGGTGTCAA GACAACGTTGGATGTGCGCGAGTTGGGCATCCAGTTTGGCTGTGTCAGGCTGATACCTTTTGTTCAGAAGGGATTATCACT TTACAAGGAGCGTTTCCTTGCTGCATTGCCACTTTCTCGCCGGGCAAGCACCGACTTTGGTCGGCCAGTATTTACTGCAGCGGCATTTTATCTATGCGCAAAGAGGCACAAG CTCAAAGTTGACAAACTAAAGCTGATAGATCTATGTGGTACATCCAGCACTGAGTTTACAATG GTTTCAACATCAATGGCAGACCTATGCTTTGATGTTTTTGGGATagccaaggagaagaaggatCCGAAGTCCATCAAGGGGAATAGAG AACTGTTGGATGTTTTGCCAAGCAAAAGGAAACATGAGGATGACAGTGATTCATCTGATGATGAGTCCTCGGAGGATGACCAAGATGAACTAGAT TTACCGACTCACAAGAGGCAGAAAAAGATGGAGAAGCAAGCATACAATGAATGGAAGTCGTCAGTTCTTTCCTCCaacaaacaaaccaaaacag ACCCTGCCAAACCCAGGAGGCAAGCTCAACTTAACTTCAAGAAGCCTACAGACATCACCGTAGAAGTACCTTCAGCAGCCAACTAG